The Rickettsia endosymbiont of Cantharis rufa genome segment AGTGTAGATCAAGAATAGATGTTAAGTGTAGATATTATAACGACACAGAAAAAGTAGTAAAGGCGGGATATTCAATTTCAAAACAACAGAGATATCAATGCAAGCAGTGTAATCGATATTTTTAACTGTAATATATTAATAATGCCTCTAAGCCTGGAGTCAAGACTCAGATAGTAGATATGTCAATCAATGGCTCTGGAGTTAGGGATACAGTAAGAGTATTAAAAGTGGGTATCAATACGGTTATCCGTGTTTTAAAAAAAATCTAGCGTTAAAAAAGATAAATCATTCTATCAATACGATAGAAGTAATTATTGCTCCTGAAATAGATGAACAATGGCCTTATGTACAGAATAAATCCAAACAAAGATGGCTTTGGTATTCTTTGGATAAGATTTTGTTAAAAGTAGTTGCTTATACTTTTGGTACAAGATGTGATAGCACATCAGAATCATTACTGAAAAAAACCGGAGGATTTTAAGGTTACTTTTTACTTTACAGATGGATGGGGCAGTTATGCTAGGTTATTAGATCCCAAAAAACACATTGTTAGTAAAAAAATATACTCAACGGATAGAACGGGGTAACTTAAATCTTAGAACAAGATGCAAAAGACTGGCACGTAAAACAATTTGTTTTTCCAAGTCATTGGATATTCATGATAAAGTCATCGGAACTCTTATTGAACGTATAGCCTTTTAATATCCACATCTGTAAAATGGAGGTGCGATCGGTACGTTCATTGGGATAATTTAATGATTTTCTTAGGATACCCTGAAGAAATACGAAAAATAATTTACACAACTAATGCTGTGGAATCCGTTAATAGTCAACTCCAAAAAGTCACTAAAAATAAACGTGTTTTTCAAATGATAATGCTGTTTTTAAAAGCTTGTATTTAGCAATTGATTACATGACCAAGAAATGGTCCATGCCTATATCAAATTGGAATGCGGCTATGGCTCATTTTTTAATAAAATTAAAAGATATAATCTAGGCCTTTGAAAAAAAGTTTACACACTTAATTGGGAAGGCTCATTCCAAATTTTATATATACTATAAATACTTCTCATTTTCTTCCTTAACTAAGGCTACCAATTGCTCTACCGATAATACTTCCTGCTCAGTAGTTCCGAACCTTCTAATCGTTACTTGTTTATTTTCTTTTTCCTGTTTACCAATTACGGCAATCATCGGTACTTTTTGGTTAGAAAACTCACGAATTTTATAATTAATTTTATCGGGAGAAATATTAATATCCGTCCTTACACCATTATCAATTAAAGCTTTTTGTACTTCCGAAGCGTAATCATTTAAATCACTGGTGATGGTTGCGATGGCAACCTGCCTAGGTGCAAGCCAAAGCGGAAACTTACCTGCATATTCTTCGATCAATATACCGATAAAACGCTCAAGCGAGCCAAGTATCGCTCTATGAAGCATTACGGGTCTTTTTTTCTCACCGCTTGCTGCAATATAGCTAGCACCGAGTCGCTCCGGCAATACAAAATCCATCTGCAATGTACCGCATTGCCATTGCCGCCCTATCGCATCAGTTAGCACAAACTCAAGCTTCGGTCCATAAAATGCTCCCTCACCTGGGTTTAGCGTATAGGTAAACCCAGCTTTTTCTACAGCTTCTTTTAAAGCATTCTCAGCTTTATCCCAAACTTCATCATTTCCTGCTCGAGTTTCAGGACGATCAGAGAATTTTATCTTTATATCGGTAAAGCCAAAATCCTTATAAACTTCAGTAAGTAACTTACAAAAGCTAACTGTTTCCTCGGTAATTTGTTCCTCAGTACAAAATATATGAGCATCATCTTGTACTAAACTTCGTACCCTCATTAAACCATGTAATGCACCAGATACCTCATTACGGTGGCACAACCCAAACTCCGACATACGAAGCGGTAAATCACGGTAACTCTTGATACCTTGTTTGAATATCTGCACGTGGCAAGGGCAATTCATCGGCTTCAAAGCAAGCGTCTTGTCATCTGTTTCTAACGCAAACATATCATCACGAAATTTTTCCCAATGTCCTGAAGCCTCCCACAGGCTCTTATCAACTAAAACAGGTGTCTTAACTTCGGTATAACCGTTTTTACGAATCTTTTTCCTAATATACTGCTCAATTGTATTATATATACTCCAGCCTTTATCATGCCAAAATACCATTCCTTGGGCTTCTTCTTGGAAGTGGAATAAATCAAGCTCTTTCCCTAGTTTTCTATGATCACGTTTTTCAGCTTCTTCAAGCATAAATAGGTAATTATCTAGCTGCTCTTTCGTAGCCCACGCAGTACCGTATATACGCTGTAACATCTCATTACGACTATCACCTCGCCAATAAGCTCCCGCAACTTTCATCAACTTAAAATGCTTAACAAAACCTGTGGAAGGAACATGCGGACCTCGGCATAAATCAATAAAATTACCTTGCTTGTATAAAGTAATCGGTTCACCTGCCGGAATTGACGCAATAATTTCGGCTTTATAATGTTCTCCTATCGATTTAAAAAATTCTACAGCCTCATCACGATCCCATAGCTCCCTAGTAATTTTTTCATTTCGCTTGACTATTTCATACATTCTTGCTTCTATCATTGCCACATCATCCGGCGTAAATGGCTTATCCTTAGCAAAATCGTAAAAGAAGCCGTTTTCAATTGCAGGACCAATAGTTACCTGAATATCAGGAAATAATTCTTTAGCAGCTTCAGCTATAATATGAGCTGCATCATGCCTTATTATCTCAAGACATTCGGGATCTTTTGCAGTTAAAATACGAAGCTTGCAATCATTCTCAATTACGGTACTTAGGTCTTTAAGCTCGCCGTTTATTTCGGCAACCATTGCTGCTTTAGCAAGTGACATTGAAATTGCATTTGCTACTTCAAAAGCTGTAACATTTTTTTCAAACTGTTTTACACTCCCATCGGGAAAGAAGATATTAATCATTTTTTATTCTAACTTATTTTTTCTTCAAATTTTTTACTTGTATACCTTAATATGTCATTCCCGCGTAGGCTAGAACCCATTGCTTCAAAGCTTTTTAAAAGCTCGATTTATCTCTCTTTATTCTGGATTCCTGCTTTCGCAGGAATGGCATCTAGGTCTATTTGAGCCATGGCATTCATAAATTCTAATACTCTTGCATCACTGAAAATCTGACCTATAGTTTTATCATTAACGGTTAGTTCATCATCTTTACCTTTTATATCAACTACTAAAGATTCACCGTCTTTTAATTCAGAATTTTTACTAAAAGCTTCTATTACTCCAAAACCGTATTGCTTTATTACTGAAGTTTGTTTTCCTAGATTTAAAGCAAATTCCTTAGAATTTTCTATTTTATTAAGCACCGGTACAATAGCATTATTAGTATAATTCACAAAATTATTTATAAACGCATTTGGATCCGATAATTTTATTACGCTTTCTATATTCATAGGATTCTCTAAATTAGGCATATCAATATCAATAGAGAAATTGAAATCATCCATTATAAGATTAGTTTCACCGGTTAATTTTTTTGCTTCAGGGTCAAACTCACCTTTTAAATTAAATTCAGAATTATTTATTTTTGCAAAAACACCCATTACTTTTTCCCCATCTTCTTGAGTAATAGGGCTAGTTAGTTTAAAAATTTTGTCTAACTCGGCTCTTTTGTTTAAACCATTACTAAAGTTGCTTCCTAAAGCTTCAATCGCCGTCTTTTGATATATCTCCGAAAGTTCTATAGTAGATTTAATATTTAAAGCAAAGTCAAAAACTTTATCTTTTTCTATATTTAATTTGTATAAATTACTTTCTATTTTCCCTTTTCTTTCAATATCGCAAGCAAATAAAAACGGCTTACCTTTTACTAATTCGCCTAATATTTGCATAAAAATAACAGCATTCATATTCTCATCTTGCTTTTGATCTAGAGAAAAATTTTGAATTAATAATTTTCCAAGAGCCACTAACTCATCGCTATATTTAAGTTTTAATTGGCTACTATAAGTAGTAGGTACATTTAATATTTCCAACTTTGCTAAATCATATTCAAACGAATCAAAAATAGCATCTTCTTCTATTTTATCTCTTAAAAATTTAAAAACTTTATCGGATAAATTTTTACTATAGTTTTCAGAAATAAAATAAGCTGTGCTTTTCCCATCCAAGGTTAACAAATTAAGATTATCAGATGTTTTAGTGTTAGTGATTATAGCATTACTAACATCATTCTCTGATAATTTTTCTGCATCTTTAGAACTGTAATAAGCTGATTTATTATCATTCACGCTTAATTTCCAATAATCAGGTTCTATATTAAGCAAAGACTTTCTAAACCAAATTGTTGTATGATGATCGGGAGAATAAAAAATATCTTCTTCATCTTGAGCGGTAGTAATTTTTACATTATTTCCGTAAGAATCAATTTTTGTAATATTTAAAAACGGTATGCGCCTAATAACTACTTCATCATAATAAAAATCTACAGGTTTTAGTATTACTTTATTTAAAGTAATACTAAAACTATATTTATTAAATTTAATTGTATCATAAGTTATATATTCTTCATATTTATCAAGGATAGGGATAATATTCTCTTTACTTTGATGTTCAAATTTATAGGCAGCATATCCCCACCCTACTAAGATTAAAACTAAAAAGATTATTATAATAAAACGTATTTTCATCTTTTCTACTGTAAAAAATTATTAAAAATTAAAATGTTGTTCCTGCGTGGGTAAGTTTTCCGATGTCACCCCGTGGCTTGACCACGGAGTCTAGTCTTTTTAAATTTTTTTGGATACCGTGATCAAGCTACTAGATAACACCAAGCGCGTTTTTCAAGTCCAAAATAACATATGCCACTTAAAAAATATATTTATTTTTCTTTTAAACGATCAGCTATTAACTGATATGATTCAAAAGCTTTATTCGGCTCGTTTTCAAGCAATTCAAAACCCAGCTTCTCAT includes the following:
- a CDS encoding IS1 family transposase; this encodes MLVKKYTQRIERGNLNLRTRCKRLARKTICFSKSLDIHDKVIGTLIERIAF
- the thrS gene encoding threonine--tRNA ligase produces the protein MINIFFPDGSVKQFEKNVTAFEVANAISMSLAKAAMVAEINGELKDLSTVIENDCKLRILTAKDPECLEIIRHDAAHIIAEAAKELFPDIQVTIGPAIENGFFYDFAKDKPFTPDDVAMIEARMYEIVKRNEKITRELWDRDEAVEFFKSIGEHYKAEIIASIPAGEPITLYKQGNFIDLCRGPHVPSTGFVKHFKLMKVAGAYWRGDSRNEMLQRIYGTAWATKEQLDNYLFMLEEAEKRDHRKLGKELDLFHFQEEAQGMVFWHDKGWSIYNTIEQYIRKKIRKNGYTEVKTPVLVDKSLWEASGHWEKFRDDMFALETDDKTLALKPMNCPCHVQIFKQGIKSYRDLPLRMSEFGLCHRNEVSGALHGLMRVRSLVQDDAHIFCTEEQITEETVSFCKLLTEVYKDFGFTDIKIKFSDRPETRAGNDEVWDKAENALKEAVEKAGFTYTLNPGEGAFYGPKLEFVLTDAIGRQWQCGTLQMDFVLPERLGASYIAASGEKKRPVMLHRAILGSLERFIGILIEEYAGKFPLWLAPRQVAIATITSDLNDYASEVQKALIDNGVRTDINISPDKINYKIREFSNQKVPMIAVIGKQEKENKQVTIRRFGTTEQEVLSVEQLVALVKEENEKYL
- a CDS encoding phosphoribosylaminoimidazolesuccinocarboxamide synthase translates to MKIRFIIIIFLVLILVGWGYAAYKFEHQSKENIIPILDKYEEYITYDTIKFNKYSFSITLNKVILKPVDFYYDEVVIRRIPFLNITKIDSYGNNVKITTAQDEEDIFYSPDHHTTIWFRKSLLNIEPDYWKLSVNDNKSAYYSSKDAEKLSENDVSNAIITNTKTSDNLNLLTLDGKSTAYFISENYSKNLSDKVFKFLRDKIEEDAIFDSFEYDLAKLEILNVPTTYSSQLKLKYSDELVALGKLLIQNFSLDQKQDENMNAVIFMQILGELVKGKPFLFACDIERKGKIESNLYKLNIEKDKVFDFALNIKSTIELSEIYQKTAIEALGSNFSNGLNKRAELDKIFKLTSPITQEDGEKVMGVFAKINNSEFNLKGEFDPEAKKLTGETNLIMDDFNFSIDIDMPNLENPMNIESVIKLSDPNAFINNFVNYTNNAIVPVLNKIENSKEFALNLGKQTSVIKQYGFGVIEAFSKNSELKDGESLVVDIKGKDDELTVNDKTIGQIFSDARVLEFMNAMAQIDLDAIPAKAGIQNKER
- a CDS encoding IS1-like element transposase, which translates into the protein MSINGSGVRDTVRVLKVGINTVIRVLKKI
- a CDS encoding IS1 family transposase; translation: MDEQWPYVQNKSKQRWLWYSLDKILLKVVAYTFGTRCDSTSESLLKKTGGF
- a CDS encoding transposase, with the protein product MIFLGYPEEIRKIIYTTNAVESVNSQLQKVTKNKRVFQMIMLFLKACI